AGGTAATGCCTCTGGGGTAATGCCGGGACCGGTGTCTTCGACTTCAAATTCAGTCATTCCATCCTGCCAGCCAACCCGTAAGGTCACTTTTCCGGAAACCGTAAATTTGACGGCATTTCCCAGCAAATTGAGCAAAATCTGCCGCAGTTTTTCGGCATCGCCTTCCACCAGTCGAGGCAGGTTGGATGAGATGTCAAAAGTCACCCGCAGGTGTTTGAGTTGGGCGCGGGACCGGGTACGTGTTTCCAGTTCGTGCAAAAACTGGTGCAAATCAAATATCTGAGGTTGAAGCTGAATCCGACCAGTTTCAATCCGTGCCATATGCAGCACATCGGTAATGATGTCGAGCAGGTGCTCTCCGCTCCGCTGGATGGCCGCCAGGTATTTTTGCTGGTCAGCGGTCAGTGTCGGAGATTGTTCCAGCAACTGGATAAATCCCAGGATGCCATTGAGCGGTGTGCGGAACTCGTGGGTCATTCCAGCCAGGAAAATGCTTTTGGCACGGGCGGCGGCTTCGGCCTGTTCTTTGGCTTCACGCAAGGACTGCTCAAGCTGTTTGCGCTGGCTGATGTCCCGAATTGCTGCCAGTACAATTCCGCTTCGTTGGACCGGGTTTAAATTGATGTCAGCCGGAAAGACCGTCCCATCTTTTCGCAGGGCATAAAATTCAAGGTTGGTTTTCCCCATTGGCCGAAAATGAGGAGATTTTGAATACACACCCCGGTGTGAGTGATGGACATCCCGATATTGCTCTGGCATCAGGATTTCCATGGTTTGCCCAAGCAATTCCTGGCGGTCATATCCAAACAATTGCTCAGCATGCTGATTCACTGAAACAATTTTTCCATCACGATCCACCGCAATCACGGCATCAGGCGACATCTCAAGCAGGTAGCCTTTTAACTGCTCATTTTCCTGTCGCAGAATGGTCAATTCATCCAGCAGAACGGACAAGTCATACATAGCGGCATCACTCAAGTGGAAGGTCAACAGGGATGGTGCGGAGTACAGGGTCGGCGTGCAGGTTCAATACCTTATTTTTGCCAAAATTGCCATACGGGACTGGAGGATGGAGAATTGGGTTAGTGGTCAGTAGTGGTTAGTGGTTAGTGGTTAGTGATGCGAATGAAGAGTTGAAAAAATTGTTTATTGAAAACAAAGGGCTTATCAAAACCTCAAATTTCAGATGGTGAATCTACTGCCTGTAAGTTGTTAATTTTGAAACCTCAATTCCAACCCTTAATTCACATTAGTGGTTAGTGGTTGGTTCTTGGTGACTGATTCTGCTTCGAAAGTGTTGATTTCTAACCACTAGCCACCAACCACCAACCACTAACCACATTCTTCATTCTGCTTCCCTTCCAGTACTTCCCGTACCTTTTTGGCCAGAGCGGTTGGAGTGAATGGCTTTTGAAGAAAGGCCACATTGGCGTCAATAATTCCGTGTCTGACAATGGCATCGTCAGTGTAACCACTTATAAACAGTACTTTTAAGTCGGGAAACTGGAGCCGGAGTTGTTCAGCCAGTTGGCGACCGTTCATTTGCGGCATGACCACGTCAGTAATCAACAAGGCAATCGGTTCAGAGATCGTCTTGATCAAACCGAGTGCTTCCTGACCGTTACCGGCTTCCTTCACCTGATACCCAAAGACTTCCAACGATTGTTTGGTGACTTCACGGACAATGGGTTCGTCTTCCACCAGCAAAATTGATTCGTACCCCGGTCTGAGCAATTCCATCGTATCGGAGCCCGTCTCAGGCTTCCATTTTTCTTCAATGACCGGCAAGTAAATGTTGAAGCAGGTGCCAAACCCAACTTCGCTGTTGACTTCGATATGACCTTCACTTTGTTTGAGGATGCCAAACACGGTCGCCAGCCCGAGCCCCGTACCTTTGCCCTGCGCCTTGGTGGTGAAAAACGGTTCAAAAATGCGGTTTTTGACTTCAGCCGTCATTCCGCACCCGGTATCAGTTAAAGACAGCAGAAC
The nucleotide sequence above comes from Acidobacteriota bacterium. Encoded proteins:
- a CDS encoding PAS domain S-box protein, which codes for MYDLSVLLDELTILRQENEQLKGYLLEMSPDAVIAVDRDGKIVSVNQHAEQLFGYDRQELLGQTMEILMPEQYRDVHHSHRGVYSKSPHFRPMGKTNLEFYALRKDGTVFPADINLNPVQRSGIVLAAIRDISQRKQLEQSLREAKEQAEAAARAKSIFLAGMTHEFRTPLNGILGFIQLLEQSPTLTADQQKYLAAIQRSGEHLLDIITDVLHMARIETGRIQLQPQIFDLHQFLHELETRTRSRAQLKHLRVTFDISSNLPRLVEGDAEKLRQILLNLLGNAVKFTVSGKVTLRVGWQDGMTEFEVEDTGPGITPEALPQIFEPFVQCKAGDVVIEGTGLGLAICRKFVELLGGTIEVTSQVGVGSTFRFVIPLLVKESADEESGHAKLAPTLIKGEAPIRLLVVDDKSDDRELLRMLLSRDGFDVRVATNGHEAVSYWQEWFPHLVWMNMRMPVMDGYEATQKIRQLEELFPPAAANRMFSTKIIALTAHVLDDVRHEILAAGCDDVVTKPYKLQTLLEKIHFHLGVRHLLEPSASAIVSEAPSLADQLDPMGSDWKSALYQALIAGDIIRAVEIIQQVNPTHPELAQELTDLVNNYQFEPLLAILEEG